The DNA region TGTTAGACAAGAGATGGACATAGTAATACATTGGAGAACTTGAACCTGAAATGGTGGGCCCGAAGGAGGTCCCTGTAACTAAGTGGGAACCTTAGGAATATCGGAAAAGTCAGTGATGGGAAGTACCAGGGGTCTAAATCAGCTTGTGTTGACCTGGAACTTTGGTGATACACTCAACAATCAGTTAAGCTGCCCCTGGTAGTAACTCTTTCTGATAACTTCCCTCAGGCGTTTCTTTCCATCTTGACCGCTGGGCCAAAAGCATAGCTAGAAAGAAAGCAATGACTTTCACCTTTGATAGACAGGCACCTGGTACATAAGAGAGTTTGAGCTAGTACCACGCATCTTACAGGCCAGGTCCAGACTCTTGGGCTAGCTGTCTACCCCTGCTCTCTTGTCTTCTTCTCAACCTCTGGTGCCTGTGTTAGCCAGTTGAAGCCAGGTGTCAGAAACCAGACTTGTGGTCCTTTCGAGAGAGGAGGCCTTTTTGAGCTGAGAAATGTGACCCCAAGAGCTTACGGCTTGTTGGTAATACCTGATTTGATCTCTTCCAACGTGGCTGTGAAGAATGCTTTATTTGGTGTCTTTTCCAGTGGACAGAATCTCAGGTTGTAACCCATGGTTCCGAAGGTCTTGCTCTGGGAGGAGTCAGTTTTCTTTAAGTGCTTGGATGGGTCCCTGACAATAATGTGAACCATTTATTGCCTTTGAGAATCCCTGCTTCATACACACCTTCCGCTACATGCATGGGCTGCCCAGGCATTATTTCAAAAGGGAGTTGTTGGTGTTTATCAAAAGTGATACCCCTCCTAAGGTTGAGGAGTACCAAGAGAAGAGCTTTTGGCCCCGCAGAGGGACTGGAAGGGGAAAGGGCCAGTGCCAGGGAGCAGGAGCATTTCTCCAGTGAAGTGGAATTCCCAGGGCTGCTTTTTGCTGAATTTCCAGCACCCAGCACATGTGACCCAGGTTGACCCTGGCTTTGCTAGATCCCTGGCCACCCCGCTGTGCCCAGGAGATCAAGGCACAGAGGGTCCCAACTGGCACTGGCCATCTGATCCCTGTCGCCAGATCCCTCCCCCAAATCCAAAGCAGGAACACAGGGAAAGAGAGAGTTGTTGGGATTTTGTACCATTTATTAGGTGAGGGACAGAAGAATCCACAAAGGTCTAATGAAGACGGCACTGTCACATGCTTGGGACACCGGAGAGGTGTCTTTGTAATAACATCAGTCCTAGGAGATCTTCCGATGAAGGGATGCAGGGTCTCCAGGACCTAAAGGCAGCGGGCGAGGCAGCCCTGGGGGTTTGCCAGCCACTTCAGGGAGATCCGCCGCCACCAGCGTGGGGACGTCGGGTGGTgccttcccaggccaggaggaggGCGATGCTCTGGTCGGGTCCCCGCGGTCAGAGGTCTCGGCTTCCAGCTGTTGGGCCCTGGGCGCCAGAAGACTCGCCCAGGGAAGCGCTGGGGGCGGGCGGCGGCCGCTTCTCCCCGGGGCGCCTGTGGCTGGCGGCGGGTCCCGGGCGTCGTGTGCGTGTGCGGGGCGAGCGGCTCGGCGCTCGGCCTGCAGGCGCTCTGAGCTCGGGGTCCGTGCCTCGGGCAGAATGGGCGCAGAAGCCCGCAGGGGGTCGAGAGGAGTTCCCGACTGACGTCCTCGTCGTCCCAGGAGAGCTGGCCCAGACTAGGATACAGAGGGAGCCGCCAGCCTCCGGGGTCCCCCGAGCTCAAGATTTGCAGCGCCTCTGGTTCCTGGGAGTCCTCTGCGGAATCCCAGGCGTCGCGCACGCAGCGGGGAGCCGTCTGCTCCATGGCTTTgcgcagagagaggaggaaatgttTCCCGGGGTCCCTTCCTGGCGAATTTATACTTTGCCTGGCCCTTGGGGATCCAATCAGAGGGTGTGAGGGTGGGCGGTGCCATTTTCTCAGGTTGCAAATAGCTTCAGGAAGCGGGGACCTGAGGAGGTTCTGGGCAAATCCAATCTTCTTGGGTGGAGTTGGCTGAAGGTGAATCAGTTTTGTCGACTTGATAGGgttaattgttgttgttgtcctttgcctgtttgattgatttttgaggagttgatgaattttattccatttataggtgtacagcaatcTTGCgtgtttgttttaaagaactATAGGTACAGAGGCTCTGACAAGACAAGCTATTTGGAAAGTCACCCTTGTGTGAAAAGTTTCCTAAGTGCCTGAcgctttctgtgtgtgtgtttgtttttgtgttgtctttctggggccgcacccgcggcgtatggaggttcccaggctaggggtcgaaccggagctgtagccgctggcccacatcacagccacagcaacactggatccgagctgcctcagacctactgcaccacagttcatggcaacgctggatccttaacccactgagggaggacagggattgaacctgcatcctcatggataccagttggattcgtttctactgcaccacaacgggaacccccaagcacatgtcttttcacttttcactttaattaatttatttattcatttttgtctttttaggcccgtacccgttgcacatggagcttcccaggctaggggtcaagtcagaactgtagcctctggcctatgccacagacacagcaacaccagatcagagccacatctgtgacatacagcacagctcacagcaatgctggatcttgacTCTGAGTGAAGCCATGAATTGAACCAGCTTCCTcctggatgcttgtcagattcagagccactgagccacacctTTCTATTTAAACTGCCATCTCTGGCTTGTAGAAGTGGAATTGTGGGTCAAGAGAATTCACATTGAAACATTTCATGCATATGGCCATATTACTGCCTTTCTACAGAGCCTTTCAAATTCACTCCCAAGCTGTGCTGGGGAGTTACTACTTTAGCAGcattaaaacaaatgaagagtttAATACAGGTCACCAAGTTCGCCAAAGTTCTATCTCCTTGTTCCCCTTTGATGGCTTTGATGTTATTGAGCCCTGACCTGGGCCCCAGCTCCCCTTTGAGCCACAGAAgcccacctccacacacccacccccccaaacacCGCTTTTAACCCTGACTCCACCCACTCAAGTCAATTGCACAGGCAGAGAATAAGGAAACTGGTTTTAATCACATTGGAATGAACAGAGAAGCATGACAGTTCTGAACACAGCTACAAGAAAGTTCCTTGAGAGAGGATGGATTCCTGAAGAGAGATTTGCTCCTTGGAAAACCTGTCAGGAATCCAGGAAAGGAAGGACCTATAAGGCGTGTTCTGCACCACAGAGACCTGGAGGCTCTTCCCCCAGCAAGGGAGCAAGGCGGGCCTAGGGGAGCAGTCCAGCCAGGAAAACGAGGGCCAGCGCTGAGTTGACCGAGGCTCCAGTCCAGGACGTGGGTCGAAGGGGGAAGTGTGGGCCGGGTGGCAGGCCGTGGTCCTTGCCTTGCCAAGTTCCCCTGGGTTTTCTGCAGCTTGGTTGGGGTGTGGGGTGGCTGTCGGCCTGGGTTCCTGGAGGCGATCTGGCTGCGTGTCTAATCTGCCTGGGCGGCTGCTGGCATCTCCTGGCTGTTCAGGCCCAGCAGTGCCTCGAGGTCTGTGGCTTCGGCCTCTTCTTGAGGGGACTGCTGCTCCATCCCGGCTTCGGAGTAGCCACTGGCTCTCGGACGCGTGGGTCTCGGCAGCGCTTTGGGCAGATCTCCACTGGAGGATGGTCCGTGTGTCTGGCACAAGCGTGTGGCAGCCTCCCACAGGCACAGTAGAGCGGGTCCTCGCAGAACTGGGGACGCTGGCAGGAGGGGCGGCTCAGCGCAGGGAAGTTATCcagagcccaggcccaggcctgttCTCGGTTCAGGCCCGGGGGCATGTGGGGCTCTGGATGTGCCCATCTCCAGGGAGGCTCTTCCAGGGTGGGTGCGTGGGCTTCCATGGCTTCAGCCTCCTCACCAGGCAGAGACCAGGAGCCTTTCTAAGCCAAGAGGTGAAAGATGCAGCCTGGTTCTGAGAGTGCCTTTTATACTGTCTGTCtgctgtgggggtgggagagctgCTTGTGCTGGTAGGTGGGGACAGAGTCTCATTTGCCTTGCAAATTGCCTCGGAGGCTCATGGGATTGGGGAGAAAACTACACCTTTCTGGGAGGAGCTCTGGACATTGTGAAGGGTTTTGGTGATTGAGTTAaaggagggggatgggaggagaggaaggtcCCTGGGGAGAGAAGCCCTGTGCTAGTCTGTCACTTCCATTGGCTGGGGCactggaggcggggtggggggggaagaagGCCTCTACTCACCTGGAAAGGCTGACAATCTACACTCCATAAGTCGAGTAATTTAGCACACCAGAGAAGACTGACTGGTTTTAGAGCTGAGACTCCCCAGTGATAGATCCTTGCCAGCATAGGAAGCTACCCTGGGCAGGAACTGGATTGAAATTCCAGGTCGTCATGCCAGCACATCAGGAAGGGAAACAAATACAAGAGTGAATAggtaggggtgggggaaaggagagTCCCATGCCTACTTAGAAttgtaatatttctatttttttctacacTAGATGATCTGAATCAGAGAGAAACTTCACATATCCTATGCTTTTCCTACCTAATGGGCAAATGCATTGAGAGTGCCATATTTTCAttggttgttttttccttttttctttcttttttttgttatttgcagGACTCATATCCTTTTCAATGTAATTACCTGCATTCTATTATTGGAATAGAATAATTCTTCTATTGCAATTCTTCCCattagaaactattttatttttcatgtgtgttttgtatCAGCCAGGTTTGTAATATTCTCCTGTGTCCGTATTTCTTCAATTGCTGTAAGGTTATTCGGTTATATATCTAATTTagcttatttttcattcatttgtgtgTTTCTAAGATTGTCAAGAGTACATTTCATCTGTTGCTTTCGATGTTGGCATATTAACCTCTGGTGAGCCCCTGACACATTGCACCTGCCTACTATCCCACAGTAGACTCTCACATCGCCAGTTATCCACCTTCACCACATACAATACAACCCAGATTTAAAGGCTGACTTTGCTTGAGACCTAGCAATAGAGCTCCTTTGCCATTGGCCTTCTGGAAACACCTCACCCTGCACACTGCCCACCATAGGGAGGCAAGGtttttctctaagtccatgcTAGTCTGACCTAAGGGTCGCTAAGGAGGAAAAGGTTTTCCTTATCATTCTCCAGCCCAATTCTTCGAAACAAGTCATCAAACAGCAGGGCACATGCAGTAGTGTTCACAGAGGAAATGAAGATGTCACGTAGGATATCAAATGTCATGGAGTGTCACTTTCAAgagaaggttttttgttgttgttgttttgttttgtttttgtctttctgccttttctagggccgctcccacggcctgtggaggttcccaggctaggggtctaatgcgaGCTGTATCCACccgcttacgccagagccacagcgacaccagatccgagccacgtctgagacctacaccacagctcatggcaatgctggatccttaacccactgagcaaggccagggatcgaaccctcaacctcatggttcctagctgggttcattaaccactgtgccacgatgggaactcctcaagaggaGGTTTTAAGCACAATGACTGAGTCTTTCTGGCACCCTCTCTCTGGCTCTTTTCTCCTTGCTTTGCCAAAGAAGGAAACTTTGTAGCTACTTGCCCCCTAGAGGCCCACTTGGCAAGGAACACAGGGTTAGCTCCCAGGCTCTGTCAGTAAGGGACTTAAACCTCATCTGAAACATGTAAAATGTACTTACACGATTTTATTGAAAGCAAAATACCATTCATactgcttaaattaaaaaaaaaagtttattaaatgaGGTTCAtgttcctaaaaattaaaaaatgcagaaatgaaaacaagggcctgtttctttcatttttgctttacCAATTGCAAAAGACACTGTGCATTGATTTTACCAATGATCTTCACATTGCAGGGTAATACACAGTTCCTAACCTGCAAATGGGACTGTATTCAGTACATTGATacagtaaaataaagacataattaaatttataaagcacatattcttaaaaaacaaagctACTAAtgacacacagcacacacacaccaaggacAAGTCCTCCACTCTCCCCTAAATATCCACCAGTTCAGCATGCTTAAAACCAAAACTAAGAACTGGGAACAGTGTAGTGTAgtggaaaatttgaaataaagaattttaaattccaACAGGAATGTATCCAGTGGCTAAATGACATTAAGACATTTCCTTCTGTGGAATGAAGAAAGCTAGCTACATAAGGGTATGTATGTTATTATTCCATTTCTGTGTtacatatttgcatataactGGAAATTTGACAGGTTCACAATAGCTTCTCAGAAACACTGGGAGTCAAAATGTACTGGGATTCATCTAGTTTGGGGGAATTCTAAAGTGCTTTCCCTTGGAGCTCCCATGCGGCacaagggaaatgaatccgactaggaaccatgaggttccaggtttgatccctggcctcgcatgcacagtgggttgaggagctgcCATTACCGTGactgtgctgtagtttgcagatgtggctcagatctggagtggctgtggtgtagaccagaagttgttgctctgattggacccctagcctgggaacctccatatgctggaggtgcggccctgaaaaaggcaaaaaaaaaaaacagtgctttCCATTACTGAGCCTGATACAGTGATTACCAGCTTGCAAGCCCCTGTCCTCAAGAGAGAGCTCGCTTTCACCGCCAGGAAGGGGTGAATACCCTGGTTCAAATCCCTTTCCAGTGGGAAGTCTGGCACCTTGGAAAAGACACTCAGCAGATGACAACTAGCACAACTATCACACCCCCTCTGTCATGCTCACTCTGGGATCAGAGGGCTCTCAGTCAATCCACTCAGGGCAGGGTGGCTGGATTCCTGGGCCACTAGTTCCAGGTCATTATCCTTTTGGCTACCACTCCAGCCATCTCGCAGCAGATCAGCTTGCCTGGTCGCTGGCAGGCATTGGCAAAGGAGTTACAGAGGATCCGAAGGGAAGGGAATCTTGCTGGGATTTGGTTAGAGCCTGAGGGAGCCAGAACAGCTGGGCCTGAGGAATCCGGAACTTCTGGGTGAGTTCGGGGAGGGTGAGGAGAACGCGG from Phacochoerus africanus isolate WHEZ1 unplaced genomic scaffold, ROS_Pafr_v1 Scaffold_34, whole genome shotgun sequence includes:
- the LOC125119287 gene encoding annexin-2 receptor-like codes for the protein MEQTAPRCVRDAWDSAEDSQEPEALQILSSGDPGGWRLPLYPSLGQLSWDDEDVSRELLSTPCGLLRPFCPRHGPRAQSACRPSAEPLAPHTHTTPGTRRQPQAPRGEAAAARPQRFPGRVFWRPGPNSWKPRPLTAGTRPEHRPPPGLGRHHPTSPRWWRRISLKWLANPQGCLARCL